From Triticum aestivum cultivar Chinese Spring chromosome 4A, IWGSC CS RefSeq v2.1, whole genome shotgun sequence, a single genomic window includes:
- the LOC123082775 gene encoding protein FAR1-RELATED SEQUENCE 6, whose amino-acid sequence MDDGTVGVQESSDMCISSDDDGIKQQNERSAELEHEHSEAQPDALVAEPELGMAFDTENEVREYYIKYAKAKGFGVTRRSSHSDDNGQLKYLTLSCSRYGKTQSKSRNMLKPNPTAGIGCKAKINIARGPDGKLHLSTAILDHNHTLSPQKSRLFRCNKKLDFHVKRRLELNDCAGIRVNKNFNSFVVAADGHDNLTFGEKNCRNFLEKTRRLKLGSGDAEAVRDYFVKMQSANPNFFSVMDVDDESRLRNVFWADARSRAVYESFHDVITFDTTYLMNKYDMPFACFVGVNHHGHSVLLGCALLSNEDTATFVWLFQAWLTCMSNRRPKAIITDQAKAIQNGVEEVFPESRYRWCLWHIMKKIPEKLGGYDEYDHIKVAIGNAVYDSLTITEFEVAWMHMLEKYCLADNEWLKGLYEHRHRWVPAFVKDAFWVGMSTTQRSESMNAFFDGYVNAKTTLKHFVTQYENALRDKVEKENIADFNSFYSTIPCITRFDIEKQFQSAYTNSKFKEFQEELTDIMYCDRKLIQKQGAIATYEITEDVLIDKEKGWRKDIVYHVYFNEEEFEVKCSCRRFEFRGILCRHILCVLTHMKIKEVPPQYIHDRWKKNVKRKHNFIRCTYGGMEDTPVAKRFDRLCESFYPIAEIGAMSDASCNSLTEKLHALKIEYSSNSISKNDKNQVGTQEDAPSDGKTTSKTILSPIPVRYAGRPPSLRKESKVDKLIRQANDKKKKAEQRDKKKAEQEKKKAEQRDKKKAEQEKKKAEQKAHSTNLNNKRCNNKRKQPEDDIVQQDVTDYASQEGVYLQGGASSSIPEGSFEVGTTTGNINPTPTAAIPYGGSSTMVMPPILGEYTSMLFQVQQGSTPMSGPTELHFDGTGGLNNTTDQS is encoded by the exons ATGGATGATGGAACGGTTGGTGTTCAAGAATCAAGTGACATGTGTATTTCAAGCGATGATGATGGCATTAAGCAACAAAATGAACGCAGCGCAGAACTTGAACATGAACATAGCGAAGCTCAACCAGATGCATTAGTTGCAGAACCTGAATTGGGGATGGCCTTTGACACCGAGAATGAGGTGcgagagtattacatcaaatatgctAAAGCAAAAGGCTTTGGTGTGACGAGAAGAAGTTCACACAGTGATGATAATGGGCAACTGAAGTACCTTACACTTTCTTGCTCTCGCTATGGTAAGACTCAATCGAAGTCAAGAAATATGTTGAAGCCAAATCCAACAGCCGGGATAGGATGTAAAGCTAAAATTAATATTGCACGTGGTCCGGATGGGAAGCTTCATCTTTCAACGGCGATTTTGGATCATAATCACACATTGAGTCCACAAAAATCTCGGTTATTCAGATGCAATAAAAAGTTAGATTTCCATGTCAAGAGAAGGCTTGAGCTGAATGACTGCGCTGGAATACGAGTAAACAAGAATTTTAATTCATTTGTTGTGGCAGCAGATGGTCATGACAACCTGACTTTTGGTGAGAAAAATTGTCGCAATTTTCTAGAGAAAACTAGAAGGTTAAAACTTGGTAGCGGTGATGCTGAAGCGGTTCGCGACTATTTTGTCAAAATGCAATCTGCCAATCCAAATTTTTTTAGTGTCATGGATGTTGATGATGAATCCCGACTTAGGAATGTTTTTTGGGCTGATGCCAGAAGTAGAGCAGTGTATGAGTCTTTTCATGATGTCATTACTTTTGACACGACATATTTGATGAACAAATATGATATGCCTTTTGCTTGTTTTGTTGGTGTGAATCATCATGGCCATTCAGTGCTACTTGGGTGTGCTTTATTATCAAATGAAGATACTGCAACATTTGTCTGGTTATTTCAAGCATGGCTTACATGTATGTCAAACCGTCGACCAAAAGCAATTATAACTGATCAAGCAAAAGCAATTCAGAATGGTGTGGAAGAAGTTTTCCCGGAATCTCGATACAGATGGTGCTTATGGCACATAATGAAGAAGATACCCGAGAAGTTGGGTGGGTATGATGAATATGATCACATAAAGGTTGCCATTGGCAACGCAGTTTATGATTCACTGACAATTACAGAGTTTGAAGTTGCTTGGATGCATATGCTTGAGAAGTATTGTCTTGCTGATAATGAATGGCTCAAAGGGCTTTATGAACATCGACACCGCTGGGTTCCAGCATTTGTGAAAGATGCCTTCTGGGTAGgtatgtctactacacaacgtaGTGAGAGTATGAATGCCTTCTTTGATGGATATGTTAATGCAAAAACTACATTGAAGCATTTTGTTACCCAATATGAGAATGCTCTTCGTGATAAAGTTGAGAAGGAGAATATTGCTGATTTTAATTCCTTCTATTCAACTATACCTTGTATCACACGCTTTGACATCGAGAAGCAATTTCAGTCGGCCTATACAAATtcgaagttcaaagaatttcaagaaGAGCTAACAGACATTATGTACTGTGATCGAAAGTTAATACAAAAGCAAGGGGCAATAGCAACATATGAAATAACCGAGGATGTGTTAATTGACAAGGAAAAAGGATGGAGAAAAGATATTGTGTACCATGTATATTTCAATGAGGAAGAGTTTGAAGTTAAGTGTTCATGTCGCCGCTTTGAGTTCAGAGGTATTCTCTGTAGGCATATATTATGTGTGCTCACTCACATGAAAATAAAGGAGGTTCCTCCACAATACATCCATGATCGGTGGAAAAAGAATGTGAAAAGAAAGCATAACTTTATCAGATGCACATATGGCGGCATGGAAGACACACCTGTTGCAAAACGCTTTGATAGATTGTGTGAATCTTTCTACCCAATTGCGGAGATAGGCGCCATGTCAGATGCTTCATGCAATTCTTTGACTGAAAAGCTTCACGCTCTCAAAATTGAGTACTCTAGCAACTCAATTTCTAAAAATGACAAGAATCAGGTTGGCACACAGGAAGATGCGCCATCGGATGGGAAGACAACAAGTAAAACTATTCTAAGTCCAATACCTGTTAGATATGCTGGACGTCCTCCTTCATTGAGAAAGGAATCGAAGGTTGATAAGCTTATTCGTCAAGCAAACGATAAGAAGAAGAAAGCTGAACAAAGGGACAAGAAAAAAGCAGAACAGGAGAAAAAGAAAGCTGAACAAAGGGACAAGAAAAAGGCAGAACAGGAGAAGAAGAAAGCTGAACAGAAG GCTCACTCCACAAATTTAAACAACAAAAGGTGCAATAATAAAAGAAAACAACCAGAGGATGATATTGTACAACAAGATGTTACGGATTATGCG AGTCAGGAAGGTGTTTATTTGCAAGGTGGAGCTTCTAGTAGCATACCTGAG GGATCATTTGAGGTGGGCACTACCACTGGCAACATAAATCCAACACCAACAGCTGCAATACCATATGGAGGTTCATCGACAATGGTTATGCCTCCAATTCTAGGAGAATATACAAGCATGTTGTTTCAAGTTCAGCAAGGATCGACTCCAATGTCCGGTCCTACAGAATTACACTTTGATGGAACTGGAGGGCTGAACAATACGACGGACCAGAGTTAA
- the LOC123082776 gene encoding uncharacterized protein — translation MPPPVPSLPDELLEEIFLRLPPGEPEHLARASLASKLWLGRLTGPCFRGRYRERHGPPPMLGFLHSTWLEGKDLFTPTTKFSARVPDEDDCGSGYHKYDAWDCRHGRVLLGDENMLPIAVVVWDPMTGRRKDLPEPDLVHDSYGAAVLCAVPGCDHRACHAGPFQVVFVGLGMGADFDWNGCVAQACVSLPEAGDWSRPCPVFDNRHWGEPCSGLHLEDDAFIGRMPPVLVKEALHFMLVYARDGHVEILKYDLRCSCLSLVDVPLVGRGIHGAAILMAMEDGSLGFAHVDGLTLHIWSREMDFNRVASWSQRTIIDLRNLLPIQNTDERLRLIGSVEGSDTVFVTTDLGIYEINVKSQRWKEIWKSEKFRALIPYMSFYNPQERVMPCDAAH, via the exons ATGCCGCCGCCGGTACCATCGCTGCCGGACGAGCTCCTCGAGGAGAtcttcctccgcctcccgccgggcGAGCCAGAGCACCTCGCGCGCGCCTCCCTCGCCAGCAAGCTCTGGCTCGGCCGCCTCACCGGCCCTTGCTTCCGCGGCCGCTACCGTGAGCGCCATGGACCTCCCCCCATGCTGGGCTTCCTTCATAGTACCTGGCTGGAGGGAAAAGATCTCTTCACACCCACCACGAAATTCAGCGCGCGCGTTCCCGACGAGGACGACTGCGGGAGCGGGTACCACAAGTACGATGCGTGGGACTGCCGCCATGGCCGCGTTCTCCTTGGAGACGAGAACATGTTGCCCATCGCGGTCGTCGTTTGGGACCCCATGACGGGCCGCCGGAAGGACCTGCCGGAGCCCGACCTGGTGCACGACAGCTATGGCGCCGCGGTGCTCTGCGCCGTGCCTGGCTGCGACCACCGCGCGTGTCATGCGGGCCCCTTCCAGGTGGTCTTTGTTGGCCTGGGCATGGGTGCAGATTTTGACTGGAATGGTTGCGTTGCGCAGGCCTGCGTGTCCTTGCCGGAGGCCGGTGACTGGAGCAGGCCATGCCCCGTGTTTGATAACCGTCACTGGGGCGAGCCTTGCTCTGGTCTTCATCTTGAAGACGATGCATTCATCGGCCGAATGCCCCCTGTCCTGGTCAAAGAAGCACTTCACTTCATGCTCGTGTATGCTCGTGATGGCCATGTAGAAATTCTCAAGTACGACTTGAGATGTAGTTGCTTATCACTGGTTGATGTGCCGCTTGTGGGGCGTGGCATACACGGTGCCGCTATCCTCATGGCGATGGAGGATGGTAGTTTGGGGTTTGCACATGTGGATGGGTTAACCCTCCACATCTGGTCAAGAGAAATGGATTTCAACAGAGTTGCGTCATGGAGTCAACGTACAATTATCGATCTCAGGAATCTTCTCCCCATCCAAAATACCGATGAAAGACTTAGACTGATTGGATCCGTTGAGGGCAGTGATACCGTTTTCGTGACCACGGACCTGGGCATCTACGAGATTAATGTCAAGTCACAGCGTTGGAAGGAGATATGGAAGAGCGAGAAATTTCGTGCTTTGATTCCGTACATGAGTTTCTACAATCCACAAG AAAGGGTGATGCCCTGTGACGCGGCGCATTGA